TTCCGCAACGTGGCTGTGGGCGATCTGGGGGAGAACGCCTTTTTCCGCAGCAGCAGCCCCGTGAACAACGAGCTGGGCCGCGCCTCCTATGCCGATGACCTGGCAGAGGCCGGCGGCATCCAGGCGGTCATGAACCTGGCGGATTCCAACGAGCTGATCGAGGGCTACATCGCCGCCGAGGGCTTCGACTCCCCCTACTACCAGTCTCTGTACGAGGCGGGGAAGGTGAAGGCCCTGAACCTGGGCGTGGACTTCACCGCTGCCGACTTCAAGTCCGGCCTGGCGGAGGGCCTGCGCTTCTTCGCGGAGAATGAGGGGCCCTATCTGGTCCACTGCACCGAGGGCAAGGACCGGGCCGGCTTTGTCTCCGCCCTGCTGGAGTGCCTGATGGGCGCCACCTATGACGAGGTTGTGGCGGACTACATGACCACCTATGTGAATTACTATCACCTGGAAGAAGGCGGCGAGCAGTATGAGGCGGTGAAGAACAGCAACATCGTCTCCATCCTCACCAACATCACCGGCGCTGCGGAGGGCACGGATCTGACCACTGTGGATCTGGCCGCTGCGGCAGAGGACTATATGCTGGACGCCGGCCTGACCGCAGACGAGGTGACCGCCCTGAAGGCGAACCTGGCTAAGGACTACACGGTAGAGACCGAGGCTCCCGCGGAGGAGACGCCGGAGGAGCCTGTTCCCCAGGCCCAGACCTACACCGTGGAGGCGGGAGACTGCCTGTGGAACATCGCCTATGAGGTGTACGGCACCGGCACTCGCTGGACTGTGATCTACGAGGCCAACCGGGATACCATCCGTGACCCCGGCATGATCCACATCGGGCAGGTGCTGACCATCCCCGCTGCCTGAAAATGCCTGATTCGTTTTTGAAAACAGCTCCCGGAGCAATCCGGGAGCTGTTTTTTTGCCTTTGTATGCGCTTGCAAGGATTTTACATAGACTTTACAGAGTCCTGGTGTCGGATTTTACTTCCGGCTGTTTATACTAAGACCGTCCCTTGAGCAACAGACATAGGAAAAGGAGTAATCTTCGATATGAAAAAAGTATTTTCGCTCTTGCTGTCCCTGACCATGGTCATGGCTCTGCTGGCCGGCTGCGGCGGTGACACCACGGCTGACGACACCACGGATGATACCGCTTCCAACGACGCCGCCCAGGAGGAGACCGCTGAGCTGAGCGGCACTGTGGCCACCGACGGCTCCACCTCCATGGAGGAGGTCATCGGCGCCCTGGGTGAGCAGTTTATGGCCGACAACTCCGGCGTGTCCGTCACCTACAACCCCACCG
This DNA window, taken from Dysosmobacter welbionis, encodes the following:
- a CDS encoding tyrosine-protein phosphatase; the protein is MKKTLSLLLSLVLMLSLALPASAAETEYPTLEGGVTEIQKYGNIVLDIDPADLKDGGYTYGDLLTVTVNGTGYDMPLCTNYSDVDTGALVLRDSEGVLIAAINMGDFATSNGLAAKVTAEDGSYTWEFPEGQSLESITVSISMKEQGGYYDQYLIHQLTRTDERADYASDAVFANFRNVAVGDLGENAFFRSSSPVNNELGRASYADDLAEAGGIQAVMNLADSNELIEGYIAAEGFDSPYYQSLYEAGKVKALNLGVDFTAADFKSGLAEGLRFFAENEGPYLVHCTEGKDRAGFVSALLECLMGATYDEVVADYMTTYVNYYHLEEGGEQYEAVKNSNIVSILTNITGAAEGTDLTTVDLAAAAEDYMLDAGLTADEVTALKANLAKDYTVETEAPAEETPEEPVPQAQTYTVEAGDCLWNIAYEVYGTGTRWTVIYEANRDTIRDPGMIHIGQVLTIPAA